One Haemorhous mexicanus isolate bHaeMex1 chromosome 9, bHaeMex1.pri, whole genome shotgun sequence DNA segment encodes these proteins:
- the PRPF38B gene encoding pre-mRNA-splicing factor 38B, which produces MANNSPAVANCQGQQVAQHPPGAVPPVQQPLQSGGPKPAASGKQGNVLPLWGNEKTMNLNPMILTNILSSPYFKVQLYELKTYHEVVDEIYFKVTHVEPWEKGSRKTAGQTGMCGGVRGVGTGGIVSTAFCLLYKLFTLKLTRKQVMGLITHTDSPYIRALGFMYIRYTQPPTDLWDWFESFLDDEEDLDVKAGGGCVMTIGEMLRSFLTKLEWFSTLFPRIPVPVQKAIDQQIKSRPRKIKKDGKEGMEEIDRHAERRRSRSPRPRSISPRRSPRRSRSRSHHREGHGSSSFDRELERERERQRLEREAKEREKERRRSRSTDRSLERRRSRSRDRYRSRSRSRDRKGDRRDRDREREKENERSRKKERDYDKERGSEREKDRSRERSKERKTKGDTEERRHKDDKDEKKHRDDKRDSKKERKHSRSRSRERKHRSRSRSRNTGKRSRSRSKEKSSKHKNENKEKSSKRSRSRSRGRTDSVEKSRKRDQSPSKEKSRKRSRSKERSHKHDHSDSKDHSDKHDRRRSQSTERESQEKQQKNKDETV; this is translated from the exons ATGGCCAACAACAGCCCCGCGGTGGCGAactgccaggggcagcaggtGGCCCAGCACCCGCCCGGCGCCGTCCCGCCCGTGCAGCAGCCGCTGCAGAGCGGGGGCCCCAAGCCGGCGGCCTCGGGCAAGCAGGGCAACGTGCTACCGTTGTGGGGCAACGAAAAGACCATGAATCTGAACCCTATGATCCTCACGAACATCCTCTCGTCGCCCTACTTCAAGGTGCAGCTCTACGAGCTCAAGACGTACCACGAAGTGGTGGACGAGATCTATTTCAAG GTAACACATGTTGAACCATGGGAAAagggcagcagaaaaacagcaggCCAGACAGGGATGTGTGGAGGG gtGCGTGGTGTTGGAACTGGAGGAATTGTGTCTACTGCTTTTTGTCTGCTCTACAAATTATTTACACTGAAGCTCACTCGTAAACAAGTGATGGGCCTTATCACTCATACAGACTCCCCATATATTAGGGCTCTTGGATTTATGTATATTAG GTACACACAGCCACCTACAGATCTATGGGACTGGTTTGAATCCTTTCTTGATGATGAAGAG GACCTGGATGTCAAGGCAGGTGGGGGTTGCGTTATGACCATAGGGGAGATGCTTCGTTCCTTCCTCACTAAGCTTGAATGGTTTTCCACGTTGTTTCCAAGAATTCCTGTGCCAGTCCAGAAAGCCATTGACCAGCAAATTAAAAGCAGACCTAGAAAAATCAAGAAAGATGGCAAGGAGGGGATGGAAGAAATAGACCGGCACGCAGAACGTAGACGTTCAAG GTCTCCAAGACCAAGATCCATCAGTCCCAGGAGGTCTCCCAGAAGATCCAGAAGCAGAAGTCACCATCGGGAAGGCCATGGATCATCTAGTTTTGATAGAGAACTAGAAAGAGAACGAGAACGGCAGAGATTAGAACGTGAagcaaaggagagagaaaaagaaaggcgGAGATCTCGAAGTACTGATCGCTCGCTGGAACGGAGGCGAAGCAGAAGCAGGGACAGATACAGAAGCCGGAGTCGAAGTCGTGACAGGAAAGGAGATAgaagagacagggacagggagcgagagaaagaaaatgagcgGAGTcggaaaaaagagagagattaTGATAAGGAAAGAGGTAGTGAGAGGGAAAAAGATCGATCTAGAGAAAGgtcaaaagaaaggaaaactaaGGGTgacacagaggagaggagacacAAGGATGACAAAGATGAGAAGAAACACCGCGATGACAAGAGGGATTccaaaaaagagagaaagcatAGTAGAAGTCGAAGCCGGGAAAGAAAGCATAGGAGTAGGAGCCGAAGCAGGAACACAGGTAAGCgcagcagaagcaggagcaaagaaaaatcaagtaaacataaaaatgaaaataaggagAAGTCAAGTAAAAGAAGtagaagcagaagcagaggaagaacagaTAGTGTTGAGAAGTCCAGAAAACGAGATCAGAGTCccagcaaagaaaaatctaGGAAGCGTAGCAGAAGCAAAGAACGTTCCCACAAACATGATCACAGTGATAGCAAGGACCATTCTGACAAACATGATCGTCGAAGGAGCCAAAGTACAGAACGAGAGAGCcaagaaaagcaacagaaaaacaaagatgaGACTGTGTGA